The following are from one region of the Pseudazoarcus pumilus genome:
- the xrtH gene encoding exosortase H, producing MFRFFAVFMVLLVAMFVAELTPPVQKAVVVPWTSTLAAISAWLVGMFDPQVISYGKILQHAGTGVGVSIEAGCNGIEACIILTAGVLAYPAPWRMKLAGILIGFVAIQAVNVLRVITLFYLADWNQQWFEFAHLYLWQVLIMIDVLVVWLLWIRYVARNDSAPVEFDGAARA from the coding sequence ATGTTCCGCTTCTTCGCCGTGTTCATGGTCCTGCTGGTGGCGATGTTCGTCGCCGAGCTCACCCCACCGGTACAGAAGGCCGTGGTGGTGCCGTGGACGTCCACGCTGGCGGCGATCAGCGCCTGGCTGGTGGGGATGTTCGACCCGCAGGTGATCAGCTACGGCAAGATCCTGCAGCACGCGGGCACCGGTGTGGGGGTGTCGATCGAGGCCGGCTGCAACGGCATCGAGGCCTGCATCATCCTGACCGCCGGCGTGCTGGCCTATCCGGCGCCGTGGCGCATGAAGCTCGCCGGCATCCTGATCGGCTTCGTCGCCATCCAGGCGGTCAACGTCTTGCGCGTGATCACGCTGTTCTATCTGGCCGACTGGAATCAGCAATGGTTCGAGTTCGCCCACCTGTACCTTTGGCAGGTGCTGATCATGATCGACGTGCTGGTCGTGTGGCTGCTGTGGATTCGCTATGTCGCGCGCAACGACAGCGCGCCGGTGGAGTTCGACGGTGCAGCGCGGGCTTAG
- a CDS encoding carbamoyltransferase family protein has protein sequence MALTILGLSGALTHDPSAALYVDGKLVAAAEEERFVRDKHAKGRMPYESAKFCLDFAGVKPADVDVVAIPFAPISLMGPARWHYAKRYWYAPDRALDAILNGNRRYRRYRRRIEWCLQQLGFDLAKVELVPVEHHLTHASSAYHCSGFAEKTAILGIDGKGEYATTFFGWGENGQIHKIKEFYDPDSLGGLYGALTEYLGFEMLDGEYKVMGMAPYGDAAKYDFSRLATFENGELIINTDYANVIGFRRYKENGKGYYFSPKLVEWLGPMRHGDIADDPYIHYAASMQKLFEDLALQMMDHYLGDILRETGRLAFAGGGALNVKLNQKIIARPEVRELFVQPASGDSGTAVGAASYVSVARGVPVEKMEHVYLGPAYTNEEVIAACARHPSQPQWTRIDKVPERIAQILADGHPVAWFQGRMEFGPRALGGRSILGCPSAQGVADRINEQIKFRERWRPFCPSMLDTVGPRMLATDHPAPFMTFTFEVAEEWRRRVPEVVHEDGTARAQVLERAHNPRYYDLMVELERLTGNGVVLNTSLNRRGEPMICSPTDALNMFFGSDLQYLVMEDILVVKEPA, from the coding sequence GTGGCATTGACGATTCTCGGCCTGTCCGGCGCACTCACGCACGATCCGTCGGCGGCGCTGTACGTCGACGGCAAGCTGGTCGCGGCGGCCGAGGAAGAGCGCTTCGTGCGCGACAAGCATGCCAAGGGCCGCATGCCGTACGAGTCGGCCAAGTTCTGCCTGGACTTCGCCGGCGTGAAGCCGGCCGACGTGGACGTGGTGGCGATCCCGTTCGCGCCGATCAGCCTGATGGGGCCGGCGCGCTGGCATTACGCCAAGCGCTACTGGTATGCGCCGGACCGCGCGCTCGACGCGATCCTCAATGGCAACCGGCGTTATCGCCGCTATCGCCGCCGTATCGAATGGTGTCTGCAGCAGCTCGGTTTCGATCTGGCCAAGGTCGAACTGGTGCCGGTCGAGCACCACCTGACGCACGCCTCCAGCGCCTATCACTGCTCGGGCTTTGCGGAGAAGACCGCGATTCTCGGCATCGACGGCAAGGGGGAGTACGCGACGACCTTCTTCGGCTGGGGCGAGAACGGGCAGATCCACAAGATCAAGGAGTTCTACGACCCCGATTCGCTCGGCGGCCTGTACGGGGCGCTGACCGAATACCTGGGCTTCGAGATGCTCGACGGCGAGTACAAGGTGATGGGCATGGCGCCCTACGGCGACGCGGCGAAGTACGATTTCTCGCGGCTGGCGACATTCGAGAACGGCGAGCTGATCATCAACACCGACTACGCCAACGTGATCGGCTTTCGCCGCTACAAAGAAAACGGCAAGGGCTACTACTTTTCGCCCAAGCTGGTCGAGTGGCTGGGGCCGATGCGCCACGGCGACATCGCCGACGACCCCTACATCCATTACGCGGCGAGCATGCAGAAGCTGTTCGAGGATCTCGCGCTGCAGATGATGGACCATTACCTGGGCGACATCCTGCGCGAGACCGGACGCCTGGCCTTTGCCGGCGGCGGGGCGCTCAACGTCAAGCTCAACCAGAAGATCATCGCCCGGCCCGAAGTGCGCGAGCTGTTCGTGCAGCCGGCCTCGGGCGACTCGGGCACGGCGGTGGGTGCGGCCTCCTACGTGTCGGTCGCGCGCGGCGTGCCGGTCGAGAAGATGGAGCACGTCTATCTCGGCCCGGCCTACACCAACGAGGAAGTCATCGCCGCCTGCGCCAGGCATCCGTCGCAGCCGCAATGGACGCGCATCGACAAGGTGCCCGAGCGTATCGCGCAGATCCTCGCCGACGGCCATCCGGTGGCCTGGTTTCAGGGACGCATGGAGTTCGGCCCGCGTGCGCTGGGCGGGCGTTCCATCCTCGGCTGCCCGAGCGCGCAGGGCGTGGCCGACCGCATCAACGAGCAGATCAAGTTCCGCGAGCGCTGGCGGCCGTTCTGCCCGAGCATGCTCGACACCGTCGGCCCGCGCATGCTCGCCACCGACCATCCGGCGCCGTTCATGACCTTCACCTTCGAGGTGGCCGAGGAATGGCGCCGTCGCGTGCCCGAAGTCGTGCACGAGGACGGCACGGCGCGCGCGCAGGTGCTCGAGCGCGCGCACAACCCGCGCTACTATGACCTGATGGTCGAGCTGGAGCGCCTCACCGGCAACGGCGTGGTGCTCAACACGTCGCTCAACCGTCGTGGCGAACCGATGATCTGCTCGCCCACCGACGCACTCAACATGTTCTTCGGTTCCGACCTGCAGTATCTGGTGATGGAAGACATCCTCGTCGTCAAGGAGCCGGCCTGA
- the rhuM gene encoding virulence protein RhuM/Fic/DOC family protein, producing the protein MAEVFETSTDNISLHLKNIFLEGELHEVATTEDSSVVREEGGRKVRRKVKHYNLDAIISVGYRVNSGRAVLFRQWATRTLRDHLTRGYTLSRQRFETNARELEAALQLVKNAAQSPELLADTGRGLVDIVTRYAQTFLLLQRYDEGLLAEPHEQIGGVLPSPQEARAALARLKAELMARGEATDLFARERDDAFAALLGNLDQTVFGEPAYPSVEAKAAHLLYFVIKNHPFSDGNKRSGAFLFVDFLNRNGRLLGADGHPVINDIGLAALALLVAESVPANKDTMIRLIMNMLASEA; encoded by the coding sequence ATGGCCGAGGTGTTCGAGACGTCAACGGACAATATCAGCCTGCACCTCAAAAACATTTTTCTGGAAGGTGAGTTGCACGAGGTGGCAACTACCGAGGATTCCTCGGTAGTTCGCGAGGAGGGTGGTCGCAAAGTCAGGCGCAAGGTCAAACACTACAATCTGGACGCCATCATTTCCGTGGGCTACCGCGTCAACTCCGGGCGTGCGGTGTTGTTCCGTCAGTGGGCCACCCGCACCCTGCGCGACCATCTGACGCGCGGCTACACCCTCAGCCGCCAGCGCTTTGAGACCAACGCACGCGAACTGGAAGCGGCGTTGCAACTCGTGAAGAACGCGGCGCAAAGCCCCGAACTGCTGGCCGACACCGGGCGCGGGCTGGTGGATATCGTCACCCGCTATGCGCAGACCTTTCTGCTGCTGCAACGCTACGACGAAGGGCTGCTGGCCGAACCGCACGAGCAGATCGGCGGCGTATTGCCGAGTCCGCAAGAAGCTCGCGCCGCGCTGGCACGCCTGAAGGCCGAACTGATGGCGCGCGGCGAGGCCACTGATCTGTTCGCACGCGAGCGCGACGATGCCTTTGCGGCGCTGCTGGGCAACCTGGACCAGACGGTGTTCGGTGAGCCGGCCTATCCGAGCGTGGAGGCCAAGGCCGCGCATCTGCTGTACTTCGTCATCAAGAACCACCCGTTCTCGGACGGCAACAAGCGCAGCGGTGCCTTCCTGTTCGTGGATTTCCTCAACCGCAACGGCCGCTTGCTGGGCGCCGACGGGCATCCCGTGATCAACGACATCGGTCTAGCTGCACTCGCTCTGCTGGTGGCGGAATCCGTCCCCGCCAACAAAGACACCATGATCCGCTTGATCATGAACATGTTGGCATCCGAGGCCTGA
- a CDS encoding BrnT family toxin: MDVRFDLDGDSFAWDADKAMSNLRKHGVRFEDAATVFADPLFIVVDASRNEEARDAVIGLDASGRILFVVHVEVESRFIRIISARRATRREEGQYAQ; encoded by the coding sequence ATGGACGTGCGCTTCGACCTCGACGGTGACTCGTTCGCTTGGGATGCAGACAAGGCGATGTCGAACTTGCGCAAGCACGGAGTCCGCTTCGAAGACGCCGCGACGGTCTTTGCCGACCCACTGTTCATCGTCGTCGATGCATCCCGCAACGAAGAGGCCCGCGATGCCGTCATCGGCCTCGATGCATCCGGACGGATTCTGTTTGTTGTACATGTCGAAGTCGAGTCGCGATTCATCAGAATCATCTCCGCTCGCCGCGCCACCCGGCGCGAAGAAGGTCAATATGCTCAGTGA
- a CDS encoding lipopolysaccharide kinase InaA family protein, whose translation MPSRAHYEFLKANLAALLRGRLRLREGHRPVSGHAVPADFVGVGVATSADAATDAAVLDAVSALGVRRVRLDFTQDDANGPVARLLDALIEAGHDVWLHLVQPAEAARRMPGEAAGQEWREFVDSVLARWGARVGAVEIGSTVNRQRWAGYTLEGFLSAWDIAWHTARRHDVTIAGPNVTDFEPPWTVGLLDLLRRRGQLPDIHSDNLFAERATEPERWDHKILGRRLAPLLRVNLMRKARLLQRLGADAGVARMVSPAAFWTLPRIERRLPDSEQKQADYLARYLILCAASGALEAAFWGPLACHREGLIDDGAAPYPRLERITHYAGIEGDPAQWRRRPAFDALAAFNRLIPGSLYAGRLNRGDGLEMHAFERGDARVHALWTTDGRAAALIDLYPPEALAAAEWLDRDGRSLDEAPTLVTESPLYARWPASADVRTKPDAAPLADVVIHRHCAQRHYYVRDAEWHGIVRARDRAEADRLIAGLHPRAIGAAPDKAGSMRLARNAIWAIPDPRDESRRLVAKQPVRHHLHKRLLDRFKPSKARRSWNGACELQRRGLGTAAPVAWFEQRSGRTLTRNWYVCEFVAGGLSVGNLFATWARGETHASGIERDTLFHALADFLVRMHNRGIHFRDLSGGNILVRQDDGLAFSLIDTGRIHVYPAGVPLRARLGDLARATNKLPRSARERMLRLYLAGIGRKLRPWHVWPLAIYDFKVRLKRRIGRKAWKRWFARLRPRKG comes from the coding sequence ATGCCGTCGCGCGCCCACTACGAATTCCTGAAGGCCAATCTCGCGGCGCTGTTGCGTGGGCGACTGCGCTTACGCGAAGGACACCGGCCCGTCTCCGGGCACGCGGTGCCGGCAGACTTCGTCGGCGTGGGCGTCGCGACCTCGGCCGATGCGGCCACCGATGCGGCGGTGCTCGATGCCGTGAGCGCCCTCGGCGTGCGTCGCGTGCGCCTCGACTTCACCCAGGACGACGCGAACGGCCCTGTCGCCCGCCTTCTCGACGCGCTGATTGAAGCAGGTCACGATGTCTGGCTGCACCTGGTGCAACCGGCCGAGGCCGCACGGCGCATGCCGGGCGAGGCGGCCGGGCAGGAATGGCGGGAGTTCGTCGACAGCGTGCTGGCGCGCTGGGGCGCTCGCGTTGGCGCCGTCGAAATCGGCTCCACGGTCAACCGCCAACGCTGGGCCGGCTACACGCTGGAAGGTTTCCTTTCTGCCTGGGACATCGCCTGGCACACGGCGCGGCGCCACGACGTGACCATCGCCGGCCCGAATGTCACCGACTTCGAGCCCCCATGGACCGTCGGTCTGCTCGACCTGCTGCGCCGACGCGGGCAATTGCCCGACATTCACAGCGACAACCTCTTCGCCGAACGCGCCACCGAACCGGAACGCTGGGACCACAAGATTCTCGGCCGGCGTCTGGCGCCGCTGCTGCGCGTGAACCTGATGCGCAAGGCACGATTGCTGCAGCGCCTGGGCGCGGACGCCGGGGTGGCGCGCATGGTGTCGCCGGCCGCGTTCTGGACGCTGCCGCGCATCGAACGCCGCCTGCCCGACAGCGAACAGAAGCAGGCCGACTACCTCGCGCGCTATCTCATCCTGTGCGCGGCCTCCGGCGCGCTCGAAGCCGCCTTCTGGGGGCCGTTGGCCTGCCACCGCGAGGGGCTGATCGATGACGGCGCCGCGCCCTACCCCAGGCTCGAACGCATCACGCATTACGCCGGCATCGAGGGCGATCCGGCCCAGTGGCGCCGGCGACCGGCCTTCGACGCGCTCGCCGCCTTCAACCGCCTGATCCCCGGCAGCCTGTATGCCGGACGGCTCAATCGCGGCGACGGCCTGGAAATGCACGCCTTCGAACGCGGCGACGCCCGCGTGCACGCACTGTGGACCACCGACGGCCGGGCCGCCGCGCTGATCGACCTGTATCCGCCCGAGGCACTCGCCGCGGCCGAATGGCTGGATCGCGACGGCCGCAGCCTCGACGAGGCACCCACGCTGGTCACCGAGTCGCCGCTGTACGCACGCTGGCCCGCGAGTGCCGACGTGCGCACCAAGCCGGATGCCGCGCCGCTCGCGGACGTCGTCATCCACCGTCATTGCGCGCAGCGCCACTACTACGTGCGCGACGCCGAATGGCACGGCATCGTACGCGCGCGTGATCGCGCCGAGGCCGATCGACTGATCGCAGGCCTGCACCCGCGCGCAATCGGCGCCGCGCCCGACAAGGCCGGCTCGATGCGCCTGGCGCGCAACGCCATCTGGGCCATTCCCGATCCGCGCGATGAATCCCGTCGCCTGGTCGCCAAGCAGCCCGTGCGCCATCACCTGCACAAGCGCCTGCTCGACCGCTTCAAGCCATCCAAGGCGCGGCGCAGCTGGAACGGCGCCTGCGAGCTGCAGCGCCGCGGGCTGGGTACGGCCGCACCGGTGGCCTGGTTCGAGCAACGCTCGGGGCGCACGCTCACGCGCAACTGGTATGTATGCGAATTCGTCGCCGGCGGACTGTCGGTAGGCAACCTGTTCGCCACCTGGGCGCGTGGCGAGACTCATGCTTCGGGCATCGAACGGGACACGCTGTTTCACGCGCTGGCGGACTTTCTCGTGCGCATGCACAACCGCGGCATCCACTTCCGCGACCTGTCCGGCGGCAACATCCTGGTCCGTCAGGACGACGGACTTGCGTTCAGCCTGATCGACACCGGGCGCATCCACGTTTACCCCGCCGGCGTGCCGCTGCGCGCGCGTCTGGGCGACCTGGCGCGTGCCACCAACAAGCTGCCGCGCAGCGCTCGCGAGCGCATGCTGCGCCTGTATCTCGCGGGAATCGGGCGCAAGCTCCGCCCGTGGCACGTGTGGCCGCTGGCCATCTACGACTTCAAGGTGCGGCTCAAGCGGCGCATCGGCCGCAAGGCCTGGAAGCGCTGGTTCGCGCGCTTGCGCCCGCGCAAAGGCTAG
- a CDS encoding DUF2304 family protein encodes MSLELFTATLGIGLAVLILYLLRRDYMHTSHGLFWFAVALAAGILGAWPRLIDRVGDWFGISYSPAFLLLAAVIVLTLKALHIDSENTRLERDLRTLNQRMAVLEARLVEAEQRAAPIASPEAKEG; translated from the coding sequence ATGAGTCTTGAACTGTTCACCGCCACCCTCGGCATCGGGCTGGCCGTGCTGATCCTGTATCTGTTGCGACGTGACTACATGCACACGTCGCATGGCCTGTTCTGGTTTGCCGTGGCGCTGGCCGCCGGCATCCTCGGGGCGTGGCCGCGCCTGATCGACCGCGTCGGCGACTGGTTCGGCATCTCGTATTCGCCGGCCTTCCTGTTGCTCGCGGCGGTCATCGTGCTCACGCTCAAGGCCTTGCACATCGACAGCGAGAACACCCGGCTGGAACGCGACCTGCGCACGCTCAATCAGCGCATGGCGGTGCTCGAAGCACGCCTGGTCGAGGCGGAACAACGCGCTGCGCCGATCGCGTCGCCCGAAGCGAAAGAGGGGTAG
- a CDS encoding exosortase H-associated membrane protein: protein MQRGLSVVGGFFLRTILALVPALAVWYWAREWVVQPVAWLVERVMLFFFPGWVYTTELQGTTQVLLTTIRVPQPGGMIAELAPEANVLTYCYGLPMLLALLIASRSRGLWWKFPLGALVILPFQTWGMVFDLLVKTGVQMHHLSAAVTGFSALQLNLFAVGYQLGFLLLPTLVPMLLWLAFERRFIGMVMFDAALDGATRSR from the coding sequence GTGCAGCGCGGGCTTAGCGTCGTCGGCGGGTTCTTCCTGCGCACCATCCTCGCGCTGGTGCCGGCGCTGGCCGTCTGGTACTGGGCGCGCGAGTGGGTGGTGCAGCCGGTCGCGTGGCTGGTCGAGCGCGTGATGCTGTTCTTCTTCCCCGGCTGGGTCTACACCACCGAGCTGCAAGGCACGACCCAGGTGTTGCTCACGACCATCCGCGTGCCCCAGCCCGGCGGCATGATCGCCGAACTGGCGCCGGAAGCGAACGTGCTGACCTACTGCTACGGTTTGCCGATGCTGCTGGCGCTGCTGATCGCCTCCCGCAGCCGCGGCCTGTGGTGGAAGTTTCCCCTCGGCGCACTGGTGATCCTGCCCTTCCAGACCTGGGGCATGGTGTTCGATCTGCTGGTCAAGACCGGCGTGCAGATGCACCACCTGTCTGCGGCCGTCACCGGCTTCTCGGCCTTGCAGCTCAACCTCTTCGCGGTGGGCTACCAGCTCGGCTTCCTGCTGCTGCCGACGCTGGTGCCGATGCTGCTGTGGCTCGCCTTCGAGCGACGCTTCATCGGCATGGTGATGTTCGACGCCGCCCTCGACGGCGCGACACGTTCGCGGTAG